The following proteins are co-located in the Schistocerca nitens isolate TAMUIC-IGC-003100 chromosome 2, iqSchNite1.1, whole genome shotgun sequence genome:
- the LOC126235411 gene encoding uncharacterized protein LOC126235411, which produces MSTDRFLMAVQRFAGRRSLPVTVYSDNATTFHAANSELAELFKTMQHTDVQLYCAHHGITWKFIPPRAAWWGGWWERMIGSVKRCLRKVLGRSQVDEESLNTTLISIEAAINSRPITQGESDTALTPAHFLNGGKLVTIPCGPEPATRKDLAKEFRLRRKVNDDIWRKWKTEYLLLLRQYHEVKGYPSQRKPRIGEVVLLQEDSKPRHLWKRAVVEEVRHGRDSKIRCIILRQPDGMKICRPVQLVIPLEMDQGGEDVGE; this is translated from the coding sequence atgtccactgacagatttttgatggccgtgcaacgctttgcaggccgtaggagcctaccagtcactgtctactcagacaatgctacaacattccatgcagccaactcagaactggcagagcttttcaaaaccatgcagcatactgacgtacagctctactgtgcccaccatggaatcacttggaaattcataccaccacgtgcggcttggtggggaggctggtgggaacgcatgataggctcagtcaagcgctgcctgaggaaagttcttggtcgctcccaggtggatgaagagagcttaaacaccaccttgatcagcatagaagccgcaataaactcacgacccatcactcaaggagagagcgacactgcactgacgccagctcactttctaaatggtgggaaattagtaacaattccatgtgggccagagccagcaactagaaaggaccttgccaaggagttccgactcagacgaaaggtcaatgacgacatctggcgcaagtggaagacagaatacctcctgctgctaagacaatatcatgaggtgaagggatacccttcgcagaggaaaccgagaattggagaggttgttctgctccaagaagacagcaaaccacggcacttgtggaagagggctgtggtagaagaagtgcggcatggcagagacagtaaaatacggtgcatcatccttcgccagccagatggtatgaagatctgtcgaccggtccagctggtcatccccctcgagatggaccagggtggggaggatgtcggggaatga